In Fragaria vesca subsp. vesca linkage group LG5, FraVesHawaii_1.0, whole genome shotgun sequence, the genomic stretch CAAGAAAACAAAATCTCACAAAAGTGGCTTTAGAAAAGTTCCAAGGTTTATTAATTGTAACTTATTAGGAGTATATTCAAACAGATCATCATACAGAGACAACTTCGATTTAGCCATCTCGATTCATCATTTGCTCAATTCTTCATATCGAAATCAACCCAAAAAGAAGAGACAACATAGAAAGAAAAAACAAAATCACACCCCAAGTCTCAAATATCGAAATCATGCATCAAAATCAAAATTCCAAGGGAATTAGAAAATGAAAAAAATTGAGGAAAGAAGAAGGGACCTTGGAACTCCAGAGGCGATCGCTGGAAGCGACGACGTTACAGGCATGGGAGACAAGGAGGCCCTTGGAGGGAGAGTACTCCGCTGCGTGCATCAACAAAGCTCAGTATATTCCACATTATGTCCATGCCGAACAGCTCCAATGGGTCCCTCAAGACAACAACTTCAGCATCGTCTCTACCTTCTTCAGCTTCTGCTTCTTCATCTTCTTCTGGGTCTTTTTCTCTCGTTCTGTGTACCCGGTTTTAATATTATTGTCCTTTACTGTATCTTGTGATAATTAATTACAGTAAAAGTGTTGAGTTGGTAGAGTAGGATTTAGCTCATCCGAGTTTTTTAGTTTATTGGGTTTGTTGTTGTACAATCCCGGTGTATCAATTCATAATGTAGGGTTAGATCTGCAGGTGATGATCAGTAGGGTTGAGACGGAAACATCATCACGGTTTCTCCGGTTGTTGGACTTCTTTTTGATATTTTAATTTCTCAGTTTGTACTTAACTCTACAATAGTGTTACTTTTCCTTTGTTGATTCAAGTTTGATGTAATTCAAGGACATGTACTATCGACTCAATGTTTTGAGCATATGACTTTGTAATTTCAAACTTGAGTTTAGAATTTAGATTGGTTGAGTGTGACATGTTGTCGGTTTACTTTTTCAAGGTTATCATGACCAATTTTTGAATTTTTATTTATTCAAAATTTGGGGCGTGACAGTTTACAGCAGCTAATGTAACACCTACTGGACCATTGACGGGGTTTGATGAGGCTGAACAAGGCTTGAACCGTCGGTGGAGTCACCTCTTCTAGCTTGTTGTTCTCTTGCTTGTGGTGTTTGGAAATACTGTTCTAATGGGGTTTCGACCACTAACACTCTTTTTATGTCGTGGCTGAAGTCACTTTTTGATCATCCTTATAAAATCATCTTTACAACTAGCTTTAATGATCTCTTTGTCCATTTGGTATGCTCAAAATCAACATGTTATTCGACAAATCTTAGTAGAAGCCAAGCTGTGTTACTTTTATGATGTTACGTTTTTATCTAGAGATATTTTGTAATTATGTATTTATCTTCTTTCCTTAGATGGCATTATCTCCTTTCCTTGCACTCCAATCACAAATCTATCATTATTTTTCAGTGTCATGGACACAAGAGTAATTTCTTCGATCAAGACTAATTAACTATGATCAGAGTACTAGGAAATCCTTTTATCAAAGATTATTACTGTTTTTCATTGATTCATTCTGGTTGATTAGAATGTCAGTTCAACATCGCCAATACCTAATGCGTTAAAAATTGCCATCAAGAAAAAAGTATTATTAGTGGAATCAAACTATATAGCAAGTTGCTATTAGCAACTGATGGACCAACTCTACCTACAATAGGTAAAAGTGTATCGATCAAAAAAAAAGAAAGAAGTAAAAGTGTAAAACTATAAATTAACCAAATATTGAAACTCACTCCATATTCCATACTATTCAAGTTCAGTAGGTACCCATGTCTACATTTTTGAAAAAGAAAAACTGAAATTTATGAGACTACAATCAGATAATAGATAAAGTACAATAAAATTTTCAGCACAATAATACCTAGAATTGCTTAAGTCAACTTAGTTACAGCCCATAAATGCACAACAAAAATAAACAGAAAATAACATTATTCCCTACGCACAGGGCTGCCATTTAGGTTACCACAACATTTGCAGACTTCATCGTCAACACATTCAACACAGTATCCATAACCTTCACCTTTATAAATTACAACATTAAAATCTTCAATTGGTGAATCATATTCTTCTTCTTCTGGAACAGTAACTTCTTTTACACCACTATCCGTTTTGGCACTGCTACCTGAATGTTTGTTAAACAGAAGCAAAACAAACAAATGTTAGGGCCCAGAAATATACTTCCCAAGAGCAATAGAATAGAAAAATCATGTCACCTACTGAAATGTATAACAAAAAAAACAAAAAAAAACAAAGAGCCTAAAAAAAAAATGGCCTCTAGATATCTAACCTTTAAACATCATTCTTAAAACTACAATCAAATCAAATCAACTATGATATTTTACTGCACAAACAAACTTGTATTGGAGAAAAACAACAGGTTGTTTCCTTTCCGTCCAATTAGCATTTCCAGTATCAAAAACCATCAATAAATTAACAAGGATAAACTTGCACACAAACAAAACACATAGGCCAAGCAAATCTAGAAAAACTTTTACAAATTTTAAACAACCAAACATTAAAAGCATACCTTTATCTTCATTTTGCTGCAGCACCAAAGAGGATCCATCATCTACCATTGGAGGCTCCTTGTCCTGAGATGTATTGTTCCCAATGCCAGCAACTGTTAGCAAATATTAACACAATGTCATAAGGAGAGGGTCACGAGAATTGGCAAGATTGTGTAGGTACATCACAAGTAAATAGTTAGATAAATGTATATATAAGAGGAGGATTATTGTAACTCAGTCAAGCCAAATACATGAAAAAAACTTAGGCAACTAATTCCCAGCAAGCAGAAAGGATATCTTAGGTATAGCTAAAGAGTCTAAACCATAATAGACCAAGTGCTTGAACAAAATCCATTTTAACCAGTCATATCTGAAACTTGATACGAATTTGTTACCAACGAAAAGCATGTAAATTCCCTTGTGAATTTTATGATATTGGCTATCTAACTTGCAGGCATATTTCGACAGATAAAGATACAAAGAGAGACTCGAATCGAATATAACTATTTAATGAAATCCGGATCAGATCTTCAATATAAGTGAGAATTTACTAATCTTTCAAACACATAAGAAAATCAAAAGCAAGCAAACCCTAAATCAAAAACGAAGAGCATGTATACCGTGCTCATCAAATTCTTCCCTCTGGCGCTTTGACTGCTTGGGGCTTTTTCTCTCGTTGTCCACGGCGACTTCATCCACTCGGCGTTTCGCCGGGAAATCCAATTTCAGGTTCCGGATCGGGACGTCGGTCATGGTTATCGTGCTGCTCGGGTTCAACTCATCAATCTCATTCTAGAGGTAATTTGTAATATTTTTTTATTTTTTTGAATAGGGTAATTTGTAATTTCTTTCCCCCAAAAAAAAAAAATCATGTTTTGTACTGACATGTGTGATTGAGAGAAATTTCTAAATTTTTGTTTGTGGTACTAAGGTGTTGAGTAGTTAGGAGAATTGAGATGCGTAAAATGGAGGGGGTGAGAGGGATTGTTATGCCTAAAATCGGCCAATATGGCTGGGTGGGGCTGAGAGGGTGGCAAAGGTGATTGTAGAGGAGACTAGGAGAGTAACTGGAGGCTGAATTGAGTGTCGGGTGGTTGAAGACTTGAAGTTGAGTGAGTGACGGCGATTCGGGCGGAATGTTGGCTTTGGAAGGAATTTTGGTTCTGTTAAGTGTCTAGACTGACTGGTGTCACTCTGGTTGGAGTAAATCGATGGACTAACTTCCTCTGGTTGGTATGAGGAAGAAGCAAGCTAGAGTCTGGGTTTGTGGAATAGAGGTCAAGAAGTTTCAGTGACCTCATGTTTGCAAAAGCATCGGGATTCAGACCACTTGATTGGTTGAAATAGAGTGATAGAAGTCCAAGTGAGCTCATGTTTCTGGAAACACCGGGAATCGAACCACTTAATTGGTGATTTGGTTGTGAGAGAGGTAAAGCATTTTGAGTGATCCCATGTTTCTGAAAACATCAGGAATCGAACCAGTAAATTGAGTGAAAGAAAGGTCCAGATATGCAGGGTGGTATTGTAGTTGCACAACCATCTGAATATTGAAGAACTGACAACAGAATTCCCGGACAAATCAACACTAACAAGAGAATTGGAAGAATTGATGTGAGAAAGAGTAGAAACAATTGGAGGAGGAAGATCACAATCTCGCAGGGTCAAGTTTCTTAGATTGGGGAGCTTGTTTCTTGTTTATGAGGGCCGCACAAAAACGGATGGTGGAGGTAGAAACCTGAATGTTTGCTGTAAGAGTAATCCAAACATACATCATTCTTCATTCCCAAAATCCTAATCTGGTGTCTCTTGCTTTCTCTGTATTTCATTGCTCATTGCTTTATTGTTTTCTCAACTTTGTGTGACTTTTTATCTTGTTGCATAATCTTATTTACCCCAAGTCCCAACTCCCAAATTGGTTTTGCATTCAAAACAGATAAAATGTTGCTTGTGTTTGCAGGCATGTGGCATGCAATTTCCTATCAAAGACAAGGACTTGAAGGTGTGGTATCCTATAAGGGAAAAGTATATAGATAACCAACTAAAGCTTGAAGATGTTAGGTGTGACATACTCAGACTTCTTGATTTGCATATTAATTATGTTTTTACTGAGTACATATTATCAACTCTCAGAAGGAAGTTAGAGACTGTGAAAGTCTACACAAGGAGTTTCCAAACATCGAAGTGGTTGTTCGATCATTTTGTGACACTTTGATTCGGCGGTCTCAGAATACGCCATTCATTGATGACATCTTGAAGGACTTCATGGACTACATGATTACCTTTTCATGGTAAGTGATTTGAAATTTCTTATTTAAGCTACATATCTATTCATATAATTCTAGTTACAATTTTTTGATTGTTTGATATTCAGCCATCTCCCAGTTGGATACAATAAGACTGTCATTTGGATGACTTTCCAGACTATATACGAACAGAACAAATTGATAACCGCGTGGAGCATTTGGAGCAGAAAGCAATTAAGTTTTATCCAGGGTGCGTATGTGATGTATTTTGATTATATGGAATTTCTAATCTCAAGCCACCTCATTTACTAATTGATAGGTTTTTCCTTCGGTTTTATAAGGACAAAGACCAGGAAATTCGGGACTTGTGTACATGGGAGCTAACCTTATGGAGGACTTTATACCCATCAATGTTCTCAGCAAATGTATACTCTGATGATCTACAAGCTTGCATCCTTACCCTTTTGAAATAGTCTAGTCATCAGATGATCAATAAGATCAATAATTTTGTGGATGTATGCCTGTAGGGCGTTGTAGGACTAACTAATATTCTGAAAAGCAATTAAAGTGACTGCTGCTACTTGCCTGATGTTTTGAAGATGTTACCTTTACAATATAAAATGGTATGCATTGGATTTGGTGTGAGAGATTGAGTTGTAAGAAAGGGATTAATGGTTAGTGTTTTGGTAAAGCTATTATATCTGTTACATGAATGATACAACATATTAGTTTAGAATCTGTTCACAAAGTCCACAAATACAAACACTGAACATCACAAAAACCATGAACTACAGTTTCCTAGTAGGACTAGAAGATTACCTTGTCGCAGCTGCTCAGCCTCAATGAGTGCCATCTGATCTTCTTCTGAGATTGAAACACGTTGAACAACAGAAACACACCAACTCCACAACAACACGAACACAACAATATAGTTAAAGAAATGTATTTATTTCTGCTCAGTCTCAATGAGTGCCATCTGATCCCTCTATGATGCTTGTTTCTCGCAGAATGGGACTGTTTCTCTCAAGGAATTGCACACCTAGCATAGGAACTTTAGTCTGATATATATAGGCCTGGAAACTCATCTTGTGCTCATCCCATAAGGAGTCCAAGATTCGATCAATGTTTATCAGATATCTCTTAATGTTTATCTTTTAGTCTTTAGGTTAATCGGGTTAATTAATTGATAAGTCTTCAACTTCCATTAAGAGACATTTCTCAATAGGCAACTTAGAGTTTAATACTTGCATTTCTACTGATTCGATCCGTGACAAAACACAACTACATCATTTAGGCTTTTAGATAATGCAGAGTCCAATTTGTTTCCAACAATCTCCCACATGGACAAATTTATATCAAAGCATAGTGTTTGTACCGTGTATGAAATCATACCAAAAAATTAAGTGTGCATTGAAATGCAAAAACGACTGATAACTTATCCAACTTGATCAATGGTTAAAAAATGAGTGCATAATCTTGCTTCATTTGCTTGCAATTCTTGATCTGTTGCTTCTCTTAACCTTTTTAACTTGTCGTATTTGAGTGTTTTGGACTTTGCCTGACGTACCAAAGCAGAGGATCCTCAACTTCTGTTTCGTCTTTTATATATTAAGGTGCTCAAACTTTTTTCTTTTAAATTTTGTTTTCTGTTAATGTACAAAAGGGTGCTATTGAGATTGGTGATAGGTGAGGAGTTCACCGTCCGTATGCAGCAGTTTGAGAAATCTATGGTAACCAAAATGGATCAACAAGTGCATATTATTATTACAATATGTGCACCAAACCGCGAGCTAGGTTAATTGTAATAGATGGTCGAAATTACATACCATTATCGGCTTGATGAATTCCAATCTCAGGGAGCTTCATGGTTGCTATATATTAAGCTTCTTTGCACTTCAGTTCAACCACAGATTGGCACCATGTCTTTCAGTACTAGTTTCTCTTATGTGATCTTCACCTTGGCCCTAGCAACCTTGACATTAACATGTTCTGCAGACGATGTGAAATGGACTCCAGTGTGTCAGTGGCACAACGTTCACCTCGTCAATGGCTTCTCTACCAACAAGAAGCCATTGACTTTACATTGCCAATGGAAAGACGATGATCTTGGTGAACACACCCTATGGAACGGCCAAGACTCCAAGAGTACTGGTTTCATTTCGGCCTGAACTTTTGGCATACAACGCTCTTCTACTGCGATATCAAATGGGATACGCAGCAGAAACACGTCGACGTTTTCGATACTCCAGCTGAAAGCCCCCTTGCGTGCATGGAAAATGAGGAGTGCTTTTGGTTAGTGACTGAGGATGGTTTCTTCGCTAGTGTTGATAATAAAAATTGGTTTACAGTTGAATTGGTAAGACTAATATCATGAACATGATCGGTCAGCATGTCATGATATTTGTAACTTAAAATGTATCAAAATTGTGCAGTAAATAAAAATATATATGAGCCCTATAACTTCTTTTAAGTACGATCATCAATTCTCTTGGTGAGTCTAAGACAAATTACCCCGATTCTCTTTACTCTATACCCATGGCGGTCTCCAATACTTTGTGGTTATACCGCTGTATGTTCGCCTTGGGTAGGCGGAGCTTGGCCGCGGCTCTCCCTCTGCTCGCTTGTTCATGGACACGGCGGTGCTCGGTTGGGGTTTCTTTAAGCTCAGAATGGTGGTGTCCCAAAAATAAGTATGGCTCATCATATGTAAGGTTGTAAAACTACGGCCTGGTCTGGTCCTATACATTGTCGTGTTTTCCTCTAAAATGTAAACAAAAGATCTCTTCTGATTAACGGGATTCATCTCTATTTGTGATTAACGTGTTTTCACCTCATAAAGATGATAATATGAACTCAGTCCAAAAAAAACAAAAAACAAAAAAAAATGATAATATGAACAATTCATATTTCAAGTTACCCTTTGAAGAACATCTAACGATCTAAGCAAGCCATCAAATTGGAGAACTGCACAGATGAACATCCTATGAAGTCCTTTTAATATGAAACAGATGAACATCCCATGATACAGTTTCTAGTCGTTTTAATATGAAACAGGAACATCCCATGACACAGTTTCTGCTAGAACGATCACCCATTCCATCTAAAGCCCTCAATGAACAAAGCCTTATTGGTTCTAACTCTTAGGCAATTAAGAAAAGAATGATATGGAAGAGGTAAAATAAGCCACATACAGTTGTAGTGTCTGCAAACATGTAAACGAGGATTCCTGCTGCATTTTTATTTCACAATAACAGGGCTATGACATTGCACCAAAGAAAACATGCATGAAGAGGACAAACAACTAGAGTCAACCACCAACGTAACTGTAGTCAAAAGAGAATCACCAGACTTCAGGGCGCAGCTCGCCAGTGGCTGGGGGCATCCATCTGCCAGAGTTGTAGACACTCTCACCAACTTTCCAGTTAGGCACATCCTTCATAACCTCAGCTTCATAATCAAGATACTTTTTCCACTCTTTGACGAATCTAAAGAAACATGAGAGACACACTGATGTTCAGTACTAGGAATCAACCGAGATGAATATTACAGGCGAAAGACATGAATGGAGGAGAACGATCACTACTAATCTTCATTACCTTTCGTCTTCTTCAGCTTGAAGCACTGGAAGTATTGCTCTGCGAGCAGCATACTTTTCTTCCTTCAGCGCCCTACAGTAACACCAAATTTTTAATGCATACCAAGTGCCCAGAAAACCAATTACTTTTATGATGATTAAATAGAACTGTGGAATATACAACCAATTGCCAACGAAGGTATAAAGACCAAATATTGCCAAATCAATCTAATATCTCCACAGTCCCATCCTCACCCAAAATGAAACTAAAGGGCAGAAATCGCTTGCTTCACCAAAAACATGAGTACATGACCATATCTTAAGTCTACAAATCTTCCACTGATATATTACTGCATTACAACTCCATGAAACCTTTCCACCAATCAATTAGACTAAAAAACTCATATTATCACAAGCATCCCAGAGCACCATGATCACAGTATCAAGCTCCCCAGAGTTATTCGAAATTTAAAAAGGCAGTTATACTCTACTTGATTTCTTGCTGTTGCTCAGTGGCGGGAACCCTACAATTTGGCCAGTAAACGAAAAGACGACCAATTAACTTTCTACTGCCCTTGCAGTTTAATTAATTTCCTCCTTCTCAAAGATTGTATGTACTTGCCTAGCGATGTAACCTAGCTCAAGGTTTGACTTCAAGGAAAACTTTCAATGAGCAAGAGTATACAGTCTGAAGATGTTAGGCAACCAAAATTGATGATGGATGTTAGATCAGGGGTTAAATTAAAATTCCACTTGAGCCAACACCAAAAACTTAGTCCTCAAATGAAGCGGTTCCATAGACATATGAAAAGAGTGGACAACAACCTCTATTTGTGGACTACTAAAAATATTAGACAACAGACACAAAAATGCAATGCATACGGTGTGGAACTCATCCTCATTCAGAGTCGACCACGAATCACTGGTACAGAGAGAAAGACATTGAACTCCATGGCCTTCCTTCTCATCTGCATATAGGGATTTGACTAGAGGTTCAATTCAATGACCTTGGAAAGATTCTTCTCAGGGTATTCTAACTTTAGCCTGTTCTTGTCTATTTGGGATGCGAAAGACTGTTCAGTAGACAAATCAGCACTAGACTGTTCTTATCCTCATTGATACAGATAATCACCCTTTCCTGATACTCTATTGCAAGCATGTGACTTGGGGAGTCATGGAGACTTAAATGATTTGGAGTGGTGTAGGTCAGAGAATTACTAATCTTTCTTTCCTTTTCTTTTTTCTAGAGAGAGATACCTCATTGAACAATATGTGAACAACACAAAAAGCCAACATGTCAAAAGAGCCTTCCGATTCTACAAAGATGGGAGACTGACTCACACCCCTAAAAGACAGAAACAGAAGCTTATAAAGAAGACCAATAGACATCCTATTCCCACAATTTCTCCACCCCCATCTCTCTACAATCCTCAAAAATCTGATTATCCATTTGCCAACAAATTACCCAAACGATTGCCAAAACAAATTAGCACTATCAACTTCTCCTTAAGTATTGACTTGGAGGAACACTTCCAATGACCAAATCTATAAAGTGCGATGATGTTTGGCAACAAAAATTGATTATGGATGGTTAGATAACATTCCACTTGGAACCAACACCAACAATTCAGTCCTCAAAAGTGGTTACATAGACCAGAAGTAAGAAAATAATGAAAAGCATCGACAATCAGCTCTGCTTTGTGAATAACAGAAGATATCAACCATAAGAACTTTAAGGAGAAAGCACTGCATACTGTATGTACTAAGGTTCCATCGAACACGACTCAACTGCTTAGTTTGAAAGCAAACCAAATGAAACGGCATCTTTACCAGTTAAGAGTGTATAATTTGTTGGTTCAATATCCAATAGACATCCTATTCCCACAATTTCTCCACCCCCACCTCTCTACAATCCTCAAAAATCCGATTATTCATTTCCAAACAAATTAAAGTAATCGCCAACACTCTCCAATTCCACAAATATTTGCCTTTCTCACCCCTCCATGGCCCATAAGTTACTCTCAGTCTTCCTACATTCCCCCAATCAAAATTTTCACTCAGCAAAACTCGAAAATCACATTAATTTTTATTAACGTCATGCTAACCACATTTTCCCCAAACGCTCCATAAACTAATAAAAAGAAGACCAACAGACATCCTCTCCCCACAATTCCTCCACTTCCCGACTCTATGATTCTCAAAACCCCGATTATCCCTTTCCAAAACTCTCCAATTCCGCAAATCTTTCACCTTTCTCACTCCTCCAAAGCCCCTAAGTAACTCTCAGCCTTCCTACCTCTCCCCTATCAACAATGTGCTCATTTTAACTTGATCCTCACTCACCGAAACCGAAACTCATCACGCTAATCACATTTCCCCAAACACTCCAGAAACTAATGGCTTGCAGTCCCGAAATTAAACTATATCTTAATCAAATGCACAAATAACTGCAACAAATTTCAATCAAATGGGAAACACCCAACGATCATCGGCAT encodes the following:
- the LOC101309255 gene encoding uncharacterized protein LOC101309255; the encoded protein is MTDVPIRNLKLDFPAKRRVDEVAVDNERKSPKQSKRQREEFDEHVAGIGNNTSQDKEPPMVDDGSSLVLQQNEDKGSSAKTDSGVKEVTVPEEEEYDSPIEDFNVVIYKGEGYGYCVECVDDEVCKCCGNLNGSPVRRE
- the LOC101309545 gene encoding uncharacterized protein LOC101309545 isoform 1 gives rise to the protein MQFPIKDKDLKKEVRDCESLHKEFPNIEVVVRSFCDTLIRRSQNTPFIDDILKDFMDYMITFSCHLPVGYNKTVIWMTFQTIYEQNKLITAWSIWSRKQLSFIQGQRPGNSGLVYMGANLMEDFIPINVLSKCIL
- the LOC101309930 gene encoding NADH dehydrogenase [ubiquinone] 1 alpha subcomplex subunit 13-A-like isoform 1 yields the protein MTEAVIRNKPGMASVKDMPVLQDGPPPGGFPPARYARRIPNKGPSAVAIFLAAFGTFSWGMYQVGKGNKIRRALKEEKYAARRAILPVLQAEEDERFVKEWKKYLDYEAEVMKDVPNWKVGESVYNSGRWMPPATGELRPEVW